A stretch of the Malus sylvestris chromosome 10, drMalSylv7.2, whole genome shotgun sequence genome encodes the following:
- the LOC126586736 gene encoding transcription factor MYB102-like has product MGRAPCCDKNGLKKGPWTPEEDQKLMDYIQKHGYGNWRTLPKNAGLQRCGKSCRLRWTNYLRPDIKRGRFSFEEEETIIQLHSILGNKWSAIAARLPGRTDNEIKNYWNTHIRKRLLRMGIDPVTHIPRLDLLDFSSILYNSSHHHHQMNNFSRLLGQPIGLNPELLRLATSLIQSHRESNSNQNFVLQNAQENDYHQICNPQIQVSNQVQCNQLQQPIQHNVPYANEAAQIMLQQPNVEYPSSLSDFRSQISQHNEWQSNAGTSNFTEEYVELPSFAYFGSEQNQTVLDISPETSNIHSNNSNQNFSFTSVFSTPSSSPTPMNSNSTTYFNSGTEDERESYCSNMLKFDIPSILDVNEFM; this is encoded by the exons ATGGGAAGAGCACCTTGCTGTGACAAAAACGGCCTCAAGAAAGGTCCGTGGACGCCGGAGGAGGATCAGAAGCTCATGGATTATATCCAGAAACATGGTTATGGCAACTGGAGAACCCTCCCAAAGAATGCAG GGCTACAAAGATGTGGGAAGAGCTGCCGTCTCCGGTGGACAAACTATCTCCGACCGGACATCAAACGAGGACGGTTTTCATTTGAAGAGGAGGAGACAATTATTCAACTCCACAGCATATTGGGCAACAA ATGGTCTGCTATTGCTGCTCGTTTGCCTGGAAGAACCGACAACGAAATCAAGAACTACTGGAACACCCACATTAGGAAGAGACTTCTCCGAATGGGAATAGATCCCGTCACCCACATTCCCCGTCTTGATCTTCTCGACTTCTCATCCATTCTCTACAACTCAtctcatcaccaccaccaaatgAACAACTTTTCAAGGTTGCTTGGGCAACCAATTGGACTCAACCCAGAGCTACTAAGGCTAGCCACTTCTCTAATCCAATCACATAGAGAAAGCAACAGTAACCAAAATTTCGTTCTTCAAAATGCTCAAGAAAATGATTACCACCAAATTTGCAACCCCCAAATCCAAGTTTCAAACCAAGTCCAATGTAACCAACTTCAACAACCAATTCAACACAATGTTCCGTACGCTAATGAAGCTGCACAAATCATGTTGCAGCAGCCCAATGTAGAGTACCCATCAAGCCTAAGTGATTTTAGATCACAAATTTCTCAACACAATGAGTGGCAAAGTAATGCGGGGACTTCAAATTTTACCGAAGAATATGTTGAGTTACCAAGCTTTGCTTACTTTGGGTCTGAACAGAATCAAACTGTTTTGGATATTTCGCCAGAGACTTCAAATATTCACTCCAACAACAGCAACCAGAACTTCAGTTTCACTTCGGTTTTCTCGACGCCTTCTTCAAGCCCGACGCCTATGAATTCGAATTCGACAACATATTTTAACAGCGGCACAGAGGACGAACGTGAAAGCTACTGTAGCAACATGTTAAAGTTTGACATCCCAAGCATCCTGGATGTTAATGAATTCATGTGA
- the LOC126584570 gene encoding 60S ribosomal protein L24-like: MNGLDWMISYHPISTVSFKINPSQFPQVPESRPRLSLDSLVNFLVLKTELCRFSGDKIYPGKGIRFIRSDSQVFLFANSKCKRYFHNRLKPSKLTWTAMYRKQHKKDIAAESVKKKRRSTKKPYSRSIVGATLEVIQKRMTEKPEVRDAAREAALRVEVLDSWKDDFSGSICRFEQFDYLCDDEGSMAVPARGSVEKLWCDDEGSMAVVLESFP, encoded by the exons ATGAACGGCCTAGATTGGATGATAAGTTATCATCCAATCTCAACCGTTAGTTTCAAGATCAACCCTAGCCAATTCCCCCAGGTTCCAGAATCACGCCCTCGCCTCTCCCTCGACTCCCTG GTTAATTTCTTGGTTCTGAAGACGGAGCTCTGCCGTTTCAGCGGCGACAAGATTTACCCGGGAAAGGGAATCCGATTCATCCGCTCCGATTCCCAGGTCTTCCTCTTCGCCAATTCCAAATGCAAGAGGTACTTCCACAACCGCCTCAAGCCTTCCAAGCTCACCTGGACCGCCATGTACCGGAAGCAACACAAGAAG GATATTGCGGCTGAATCTGTGAAGAAGAAGCGCCGCTCGACCAAGAAGCCCTATTCGAGGTCCATTGTTGGTGCCACATTGGAAGTTATCCAGAAGCGAATGACCGAAAAGCCCGAAGTTCGTGACGCTGCCCGTGAGGCTGCTCTTCG GGTGGAGGTCTTGGATTCGTGGAAAGATGACTTCTCTGGTTCGATTTGCCGATTTGAACAATTTGATTATTTGTGCGACGACGAAGGCAGCATGGCGGTGCCGGCGCGGGGCTCGGTGGAGAAGCTGTGGTGCGACGACGAAGGCAGCATGGCGGTGGTTCTGGAGTCCTTTCCGTAG